The genomic window CCATCACGCAGACGTGTCGGACCGACGGGCGACGCGGTTGCGCTACTGGGCGCCCCACCGTCGCCGGGAGCTGCGGTACGCGACGTCCCTGCAGGGGCCGGCTGTACCGCCCCTGCTGCCACGCCCGCGAAGGCGGCCGCCAGCCATTCGGGGAAGACAGACGCAGCGCCCCGCCCTACCGGCGCGCGCCCGGCCTGGGCGGGCACGGCGGGTGTCGCCGACACCGCGGCTCCGCCCGCCTGCGCGAGCGCCGCACGCCCCACTTCCCCGGCCGGCGGCGCGGGCGCCGCGGGCACGAGCGCGAGCGGCAGTGCGGTCAGGCCGGCATTCATCGCACGAGCCTCGGCGTCCGCGCCGGAGCGGGGTCGCCGGCGCCGGCTTCCGGAGCCGCCGCCTCGCCGGCCGCCGGGAGAGGAAGCACCGTTGCGCGCGAGATGCGCAGTGCGCTCTCCGGCGCCATCGAGGCCAGCACCGCGGCCGAGCGCTTTCCCTTCATGCGGCCCACGAGTGCGGTCGCCACCTCGGGCTCCAGCCGCTCGAGCAGTGCGGCCGCGCGTGCCGGGGGCATCGTCGCGTAGACCTTCGCGAGCCGGCCGACACCGTCGCCGCGCAGCGCCTCGAGCGTCGCGATGCGCTGGTCGACCGTGCCGCGCAGGGCCGCGAGCGTGTCGATCGTCCGGGTCGCTTCCGTGGAGAGCTCGCCGAGCGAGCGCTCGCGCTCGGCGAGCTCGCGCTCCCGCCGATCGAGCTCCTCGAGGCGCGTCTGGACCTGGCGCAGCAGCGGCGCGAGCTCGCCCTCCTCGCTGGGCGCCGCGGCAACGCCGCTCGACGGTGTCGGCGGATCCTGTGCCGCAAGGCCGCGACCGCTTCCGACCGGCCAGAGCAACGTGCCGAGCACGACGGCTGCACGGAGCGAGCGTCTCACGAAGGCAACCTCCCGCGCGCCCAGCGGGCGGCGGCGACGTCGTCGAGCTCGCGCTGGAGCCGGCGCTCGCGCTCGGCGCGCCAGGCGCGCTCGGCTCGCGCGCGCAACCGCTCCAGACTCTCGGCGGCGGCACGCTCGCGCACGACGTCCTCGGTGAGGGATGCGGCGCGCCCTTCGAGCCGGAGCACGTCGCGTGCAGCGAAGGCCGCCCGCAGGCGCCATGCCTCGATCGCCTGCCGGCCGGTGCGCACGGCACCCGCGGTGAGCCCGCCCGCCAGGCGCTCGCCCTCGCGCCGTTCGACCCGCGCCGCCTCCGCGCGCGCCTCGGCCTCGCGCGCCTGGCCGCCGGCCAGCTCGCGCCGCACGGCGCCGAGCGCGCTGAGCCGCCGGCGCAGCGCGAAGCGGCGCAGGCGCAGCAGCGGATCGAGGCGGAAGCGGAAGCCCGCGCTCATGCCGGCTCCCCGAGCACACCGGCCAGCGCGGCCACGCTCTCGGCAAGGCCGGCGCGTTCGTCGGGCTCCTGCGCGAGCACGCGGCGCAGCGGCTCGTCGAGGCGGCGCGCCAGGTCCACCGCGGGATCGGAGCCGGGCTGGTAGGCGCCGGTCAGGATCAGGTCTGCGGCCTCACGCCAGGTGGCGAGCACCTCGCGGGCGCGCCGGGCGAGACGCCGGTGCGGCGCATCGACGACGTCCGGCATCACGCGCGACACGCTCGCGAGCACGTCGATCGCCGGGAACTGGCCGCGCTCGGCCAGCTCGCGCGCGAGCACGATGTGGCCGTCGAGCAGCGAACGTGCGGCGTCGGCTACCGGCTCGAGCGGATCATCGCCCTCGACGAGCACGGTGTAGATACCGGTCACCGTGCCACCACCCACCGCGGTGCCGGCGCGCTCGAGCAGGGCGGGCAGCGCACTCCACATCGAGGGCGGGTAGCCGCGCGTCGCCGGCGGCTCTCCGGCAGCAAGGCCGATCTCTCGCATCGCTGTGCAGAAGCGGGTCACCGAGTCCATCAGCAGCAGCACATGGCGGCCTGCGTCGCGGAAGGACTCGGCGATCGCCGTGGCGGCGAGTGCCGCGCGGACGCGCAGGTTGGGGGCCTCGTCGCTGGTCGCCACCACGACTACCGAGCGGGCAAGACCATCGCCGAGGTCACGCTCGAGGAAGTCACGTACCTCGCGGCCGCGCTCGCCGATCAGCGCGATCACCGCCACGTCACACGCCGTGTAGCGGGCGACCTGAC from Deltaproteobacteria bacterium includes these protein-coding regions:
- a CDS encoding flagellar FliJ family protein, coding for MSAGFRFRLDPLLRLRRFALRRRLSALGAVRRELAGGQAREAEARAEAARVERREGERLAGGLTAGAVRTGRQAIEAWRLRAAFAARDVLRLEGRAASLTEDVVRERAAAESLERLRARAERAWRAERERRLQRELDDVAAARWARGRLPS
- a CDS encoding FliI/YscN family ATPase; the encoded protein is MTAAYDAPLLAACCERLAALPLLHRDGRVRSVVGAVVESEGPPAARVGSVCRIDPERGTGGFAAEVVGFRDGRFLLMPLEAPHGVAPGWRVSLARTHPRVAAGPALLGRVLDGLGRPIDGGPSLDGVASTPLHRAPEPALGRPRVREPLDLGVRAINALLTVGRGARLGIFAGSGVGKSTLLGQVARYTACDVAVIALIGERGREVRDFLERDLGDGLARSVVVVATSDEAPNLRVRAALAATAIAESFRDAGRHVLLLMDSVTRFCTAMREIGLAAGEPPATRGYPPSMWSALPALLERAGTAVGGGTVTGIYTVLVEGDDPLEPVADAARSLLDGHIVLARELAERGQFPAIDVLASVSRVMPDVVDAPHRRLARRAREVLATWREAADLILTGAYQPGSDPAVDLARRLDEPLRRVLAQEPDERAGLAESVAALAGVLGEPA